Proteins from a single region of Gasterosteus aculeatus chromosome 20, fGasAcu3.hap1.1, whole genome shotgun sequence:
- the eny2 gene encoding transcription and mRNA export factor ENY2 — protein sequence MSKESRMRATVNQKLTEMGERERLKELLRAKLTECGWKDQMKAHCKEVIKDKGLEHVTVEDLLVEITPKGRALVPDSVKKELLHRIRAFLAQHAT from the exons ATGAGCAAAGAGTCCAGAATGAGGGCCACGGTGAACCAGAAGCTGACCGAGATGGGGGAACGAGAGAG ACTGAAGGAGTTACTGAGGGCTAAGCTCACTGAGTGCGGATGGAAGGATCAGATGAAAGCTCACTGCAAAG AAGTGATCAAAGACAAAGGCTTGGAGCACGTCACCGTGGAGGACCTGCTGGTAGAGATCACCCCTAAAGGAAGAG ctTTGGTGCCGGACAGCGTCAAGAAAGAGCTCCTCCACCGAATAAGGGCCTTCTTGGCTCAGCATGCCACATAG